The following are encoded together in the Microtus pennsylvanicus isolate mMicPen1 chromosome 8, mMicPen1.hap1, whole genome shotgun sequence genome:
- the LOC142855956 gene encoding C-type lectin domain family 2 member F-like isoform X2: MGESSERVVAAAVSEDSSIKSSLIERNKEEQQEVKGKRLREKFLRTVSHVSPASLYYCCAVIIILTVAVIALSVALSLSVKKEKIAIANPKHGNTICPEDWIGFGSKCFYFSEHTSNWTSSLTSCMELGAHLTQFDSQEELNFLDRKNGHSAAWIGLHRESSEHPWMWTDNTEYNNLIPIRGDGNHAYLTDRGISSGRDYISRKWICSKPKAIL, encoded by the exons ATGGGCGAGAGCTCGGAGCGCGTTGTCGCCGCCGCCGTGTCTGAGGACTCGAGCATCAAGTCCTCTCTCATcgaaagaaacaaggaagagcAGCAGGAGGTGAAAG GTAAAAGGCTCCGAGAAAAATTTCTCAGAACCGTTTCTCATGTGTCTCCTGCTAGCCTTTACTACTGCTGTGCAGTGATCATCATCCTCACTGTAGCTGTGATTGCACTTTCTGTGGCTTTGTCATTGTCAG tgaaaaaggaaaaaatagccaTTGCGAACCCTAAGCATGGCAATACCATCTGCCCAGAAGACTGGATTGGATTTggaagtaaatgtttttatttttctgaacacACAAGTAACTGGACATCCAGCCTGACCTCCTGCATGGAGCTGGGGGCCCATCTAACTCAATTTGACAGTCAGGAGGAGCTG AATTTCCTGGATAGAAAAAATGGGCATTCTGCTGCCTGGATCGGACTGCACAGAGAGTCATCAGAGCATCCTTGGATGTGGACAGACAACACTGAATATAAcaactt gatTCCCATCCGAGGAGATGGAAACCATGCCTACCTGACTGACAGAGGGATCAGCAGTGGTAGGGACTACATAAGTAGGAAGTGGATTTGTAGCAAGCCCAAAGCTATACTTTAG